The genomic stretch CCGCGCCGTCGGCCACCTCGGCCCCGACCCGCTCCGCTCGGACTGGGACGCCGACGAGGCCGTCCGGCGCCTCTCCCGGCTCCCGGACCGGCCCGTCGGGGATCATGCCGCCCGCTTCCTCCTAGCACCGTTGTGCGCGAGAATCTACCTGTCAATGTTTCCTCCTCGTGAGGGAGAGAGCGGGCCCAGTCGTATGCCGAACCCACCGCAGCCCCGAACGATCCGGGTCAAGGACGGCCAGCAGGTGGTCTCGAACCCCACACCGTTCCGAGTGACTCCCGTGTCGCAGGTACCGAAGCCCAATCCACGTCCACGCTGAGTCTCTGCCAGTACGACCAGCCCGATTCGTCGGCGGGCGCAACCGGCATGTCGAGACCGACGCGTCCTGCGTAGGCTGACCGCATGACGAACGAGTGGGGAACGCCGGATCCGTCCGCGCGGCGCGACCGGTCCGCGGAGGTCGTTCCGGCGGCCGACTCCGGCGAGGCGGTGGAGCCGGCTCGCGTCGAGGACGCCGAGCGCGCGCTGGCGGTGCGCGAGGTCAAGCGGCGCCGCGACTTCCTGGGGTCGGTCGGCGGCTGGGCGAGCGTGTCGGCGATCACCACCGTGATCTGGGTCGCCACGGGTGCCGACGGCTACTTCTGGCCGATCTGGCCGATGGTCGGCATCGGGATCGGCGTCGTGGGCCAGGCCGCGTCGATCTGGGGGCCGACCCGCAAGGAGATCACCGAGGCGGACATCGCCGCCGAGATGCAGCGCCGGGACAAGCGCGGCCGCTGATCAGTCCAGCCGGCCCACCGCGGTGACGCGGACGACGGCCGCACCCTGCTCGTCCGACTCCGCCAGATCGACCGTCGCCGAGATGCCCCAGTCGTGGTCGCCCGCCGGGTCGTCGAGGATCTGCCGCACCCGCCAGTGCGTCGGCTCCTCCGTGACGAGGAGCATCCCGGGCCCGCGCGCGTCCGGCCCGATGCCGATGCTCCCGTGCTCGTCGTAGTAGTCGTCCAGCGCCGCGCCCCACGCGTCGGCGTCAAAGCCGGCGGCCGCGTCCAGCTCGCCGAGCGCCTCGTGGTCGTCGAGCGCGGCGAGGGTGACCCGGCGGAACAGCTCGTTGCGCACCAACACGCGAAAAGCGCGGTGGTTGGCGGTGAGTCGGCGCGGAGCGGGCGGCACGATCGGCTGGTCCGCCGCGTGCAGCGCCGGGTTCGCCAGCTCCTCCCACTCGTCCACCAGCGAGGAGTCGACCTGGCGCACCAGCTCGCCCAGCCACTCGATCAGATCGTGTAGCTCCTCGTTCTTCAGCTCGTCGGGGATGGTCTGCCGGGCCGCGCGGAAAGCGTCGGACAGGTAGCGCAGCACCAGTCCCTCCGAGCGCGAGAGCTTGTAGAAGGCGGTGTATTCGCCGAACGACATCGCTCGCTCGTACATATCGCGCACGACCGACTTCGGCGAAAGCTCGAAGTCCTTCACCCAGGGCTGGGCGGCCGTGTAGGTCTCGAACGTCGCCGCGAGCAGCTCCGCGAGCGGCTGGGGGTGCGTGACCGACTCGAGCAGCTCCATCCGCTCCTCGTACTCGATCCCCTCCGCCTTCATCGCCGCCACGGCCTCGCCCCGGGCCTGGAACTGCTGGGCGCCGAGGATCGGGCGCGGATCATCCAGCGTCGCCTCCAACACCGAGATCACATCGAGCGCAAAACTCGGCGATTCGGGGTCGAGCACGTCGAACACGGCGAGCGCGAACGGCGAGAGCGGCTGGTTCAGCGCGAAGTTCGGCTGCAGATCGACGGTTAAACGGATGCGCGGCACACCGTCCGCACCGACGCTCTGCTCGATGACGCCTGCCTCCCGCAGCGTGCGGTAGATGCCCAGCGCGCGGCGGGCGAGCTGCAACTGGCGCTGCCACGGCTCGTGGTTGTCGAAAATCAGCGCGTGCACGTTCGTGTAGGCGTCGCCGCCGCGGGCGATCACGTTCAGCAGCATCGCCGAGGTGATGGTCATATGCGAGGTCAGCGTCTCGGGCTCCGCATCGACGAGCTTGCGGAAGCTCGGCTCGCCCCAGCTGACGAAGCCCTGCGGCGCGCGCTTGGCGACCCACTTCCTCCGCTTCTTCGGGTCATCGCCCATCTTGTCCAGGGCCTTGCGGTTCTCGGACTCGTGCTCGGGTGCCTGCACGATGACCGTGCCGGCGGTGTCGTAGCCCGCGCGGCCGGCGCGCCCGGCGATCTGGTGGAACTCGCGGGCAGAGAGCTGGCGCAGCCGGGTGCCGTCGTACTTGGTCAGCGCGGTGAGCAACACCGTGCGGATGGGGACGTTGATGCCGACGCCGAGCGTGTCCGTCCCGCAGATCACCCGCAGCATCCCC from Rathayibacter rathayi encodes the following:
- a CDS encoding 2TM domain-containing protein, translating into MTNEWGTPDPSARRDRSAEVVPAADSGEAVEPARVEDAERALAVREVKRRRDFLGSVGGWASVSAITTVIWVATGADGYFWPIWPMVGIGIGVVGQAASIWGPTRKEITEADIAAEMQRRDKRGR
- a CDS encoding DEAD/DEAH box helicase, coding for MTSTLLERMPTPDADGSIDDDEVYLAFTEWAESRGLPLYPAQDESMLEIASGSNLILSTPTGTGKSLVAIGAHAAALASGRRSFYTAPIKALVSEKFFALVEVFGASNVGMVTGDSSVNADAPIICCTAEILANLALRHGADTPVDQVVMDEFHFYADPARGWAWQVPLLTLPQVQFVLMSATLGDVTALAADLSRRTGRETARVTGVERPVPLHYFYEIAPIHDSIEELLATNQSPVYVVHFSQAAALERAQALTSANIATREHRDRIAEVIGGFRFTTAFGKTLSRLLRLGIGVHHAGMLPKYRRLVEQLAQQGMLRVICGTDTLGVGINVPIRTVLLTALTKYDGTRLRQLSAREFHQIAGRAGRAGYDTAGTVIVQAPEHESENRKALDKMGDDPKKRRKWVAKRAPQGFVSWGEPSFRKLVDAEPETLTSHMTITSAMLLNVIARGGDAYTNVHALIFDNHEPWQRQLQLARRALGIYRTLREAGVIEQSVGADGVPRIRLTVDLQPNFALNQPLSPFALAVFDVLDPESPSFALDVISVLEATLDDPRPILGAQQFQARGEAVAAMKAEGIEYEERMELLESVTHPQPLAELLAATFETYTAAQPWVKDFELSPKSVVRDMYERAMSFGEYTAFYKLSRSEGLVLRYLSDAFRAARQTIPDELKNEELHDLIEWLGELVRQVDSSLVDEWEELANPALHAADQPIVPPAPRRLTANHRAFRVLVRNELFRRVTLAALDDHEALGELDAAAGFDADAWGAALDDYYDEHGSIGIGPDARGPGMLLVTEEPTHWRVRQILDDPAGDHDWGISATVDLAESDEQGAAVVRVTAVGRLD